Proteins found in one Subtercola endophyticus genomic segment:
- a CDS encoding pyridoxal phosphate-dependent aminotransferase: MTERSRISHRIASISESATLKVDAKAKALKAAGRPVISYAAGEPDFATPDFIVEAAVEAARDPKNHRYTPAAGLPELREAIAAKTLRDSGLEVSASQVIVTNGGKQAVYQAFQTLLDPGDEVIVPTPFWTTYPEAIALADGVPVEVFAGSDQGYLVTVEQLEAARTERTKVLLFVSPSNPTGAVYSPSQTAAIGEWAEANGLWVITDEIYQNLTYDGIRAISIVEAVPALADRTILVNGVAKTYAMTGWRVGWMVGPADAIKGAANLQSHLSSNVANVSQRAALAALTGPQTAVEEMRQAFDRRRKHIVASLNEIPGILTPTPEGAFYVYPDVTGLLNRPWGGVTPTTSLELADLILEQADVAVVPGEAFGPSGFVRMSYALGDDALAEGVARLATLFG; encoded by the coding sequence GTGACCGAACGCTCCAGAATCTCGCACCGCATCGCTTCCATCTCCGAATCGGCGACCCTCAAGGTCGACGCCAAGGCCAAGGCCCTGAAGGCCGCCGGTCGCCCGGTGATCAGTTACGCCGCGGGCGAGCCGGATTTCGCCACTCCCGACTTCATCGTCGAGGCCGCCGTCGAGGCGGCGCGCGACCCCAAGAACCACCGGTACACCCCGGCGGCCGGGCTGCCCGAGCTGCGGGAAGCCATCGCCGCTAAGACGCTGCGCGACAGCGGCCTGGAGGTCAGCGCCTCGCAGGTCATCGTGACCAACGGCGGCAAGCAGGCCGTCTACCAGGCGTTTCAGACGCTGCTCGACCCGGGCGACGAGGTCATCGTGCCGACCCCCTTCTGGACCACCTACCCCGAGGCCATCGCGCTCGCCGACGGCGTGCCTGTCGAGGTGTTCGCCGGCAGCGACCAGGGTTACCTCGTCACCGTCGAGCAGCTCGAGGCCGCGCGCACCGAGCGTACGAAGGTGCTGCTGTTCGTGTCACCGTCGAACCCGACCGGTGCCGTCTACTCGCCATCGCAGACCGCGGCCATCGGCGAGTGGGCCGAGGCCAACGGGCTGTGGGTCATCACCGACGAGATCTACCAGAACCTCACCTACGACGGGATTCGTGCCATCTCCATCGTCGAGGCCGTGCCGGCGCTCGCCGACCGCACGATACTCGTGAACGGCGTGGCCAAGACGTATGCCATGACGGGCTGGCGGGTCGGCTGGATGGTCGGCCCGGCCGACGCGATCAAGGGCGCCGCGAACCTGCAGAGCCACCTCTCGTCGAACGTGGCGAACGTGTCGCAACGGGCGGCGCTTGCTGCGCTCACCGGTCCGCAGACCGCCGTCGAAGAGATGCGGCAGGCATTCGACCGCCGCCGCAAACACATTGTCGCTTCGTTGAACGAGATTCCGGGCATCCTGACGCCCACCCCCGAAGGGGCGTTCTACGTCTACCCCGACGTCACCGGGCTGCTGAACCGGCCGTGGGGCGGTGTGACACCGACCACCTCGCTCGAGCTGGCCGACCTCATTCTCGAGCAGGCCGACGTCGCCGTCGTTCCCGGCGAGGCGTTCGGGCCGAGCGGTTTCGTACGCATGTCGTACGCCCTGGGCGACGACGCTCTCGCCGAGGGCGTCGCCCGGCTTGCCACGCTGTTCGGCTGA